AAAGAGAACTTTCGTTATAAACAATATTATTTCGTTCAAGCTCTGCTCCAATCTCTTTTGCATTTAAAGAAAGAGTAGAGTTTTTAAGGGTTTTTACAATAAATGGTTCAATAATGTCACGCTTTGCTCGGACTGGTCTTTGCTGTTCTTTGGGCGACACGTCTTGTTTAATCTCTGAATAGGAAGATGAATCTGCAGTACCATCACGCAAATCTAACTCTCTTAACCTCGAATAAATGACGTTAAACTCCTCGGCACTTGCTTTTCGTTCTTCATAAATTTGTTCCATACGTTGTTTGAGTGCATCTCTTTCTGTGTACACGATTAGTTTTTTCTCCCCTCGCTATTCTACTATTTATATTCTACCTATAAAAGGTGCCAGACGTAAATATAAAAATTCTGAATAGCAAATAGAAAATTCATCCAAATTACATTTTTCAGTAACTTATATCTATATTTCTCCCTAAATGTGGATGCCCAGCAGTTTGATTTGCTGAATCTAATAGCTTTACCACTGCCTCACCCTGTACCTCCGCTGTTTCCTTAGCCTGCTTCATTACAGACAAGGAGACCTGTTGTCCTGTATTCACCTGACTCATTGCCATAGAAAGAAGAGCAATATCCATTTTCACACCTCGTTTTCAACATTTAGAGT
The nucleotide sequence above comes from Alkalicoccobacillus plakortidis. Encoded proteins:
- a CDS encoding Rok-like winged helix domain-containing protein; this translates as MYTERDALKQRMEQIYEERKASAEEFNVIYSRLRELDLRDGTADSSSYSEIKQDVSPKEQQRPVRAKRDIIEPFIVKTLKNSTLSLNAKEIGAELERNNIVYNESSLYVMLNKIVEENEYITKPYRGRYAYEGPEDN
- a CDS encoding YjfB family protein, with the translated sequence MDIALLSMAMSQVNTGQQVSLSVMKQAKETAEVQGEAVVKLLDSANQTAGHPHLGRNIDISY